DNA from Hippoglossus hippoglossus isolate fHipHip1 chromosome 1, fHipHip1.pri, whole genome shotgun sequence:
tttgatttgtggtgttgtgatattttgggtacaagttattgagaaagtaatgttagtctgttatgctcttcagtccttccttgcatACATCTAGTAACCTTCTCtaatttgacacacacacacacacacacacacacacacacacacacacacacacacacacacacacacacacacacacacaccattatctctacaggtcgtaaacattccaatagggggggaagggtgttatctctctggccagccgccatcttgaaagcacgctgactcacacacacacatgtatacacacatacctatctttgtttagcaattagaccattagtaatttgtgtttttatactttattatattcataataaatgtttttctttcacaaatgttttttcattaatgttgcataagtgaatttcgccaacctctacactgtcaagaactccatatccttcaacttagctaactatctatatggtaattttggttatagttattaatttaattgttaatcagagttccaaatttgtagttagaacctttatgagacttattcaataaattggctatcttttcccttcctttgaagggtggtgccccgaggtaacgTTAATCAATTagtgattatttaatattaataataaaatattaatatttaatattttattttgataaacaaatttattgaatgccgaaaggcacaccatttcatggtatcacgtttaatacattatggcacaacaaaaGCTTCCcctttcttctgtctccatcGAGGATCTGCACGTCAGAGTGAGACGACGGTTTCAACACGATGAACGCTCTGATGTGCAGATTGAAGATGGAgataaagaaaaggagaaggaacCTCGACACTTCTGCTGTGAGAACCAGAGCAGAGACGTGTTcacagcacaaacattcactttgacgTTTTCTGGTTAAAACATGAGCCGTGGAAGAAAGAAGTTAGTTTAGAAAATAAAGAGTCAGAAAGTGATGCTTAGATTCCAGCTTTGAGTCGAGCTGCAGGTTTATACTTTCGTCAAGTCAACGTCGGAGTTGGTTGCTCCTTCCAGGTTGGTTCTCCCACGCCTCAACGCTGTGAACTCTGGGTAATTCCCTTTTGCAAAGTCTTACGGAAACTGTGCATCAAGTCCACGATGTCCCAGCAGGACAAACCTGAGGCCTCACTGACGGACGAGTTCTTCAGGGCGGACGTTGGAACTGAGAACATCCAGGATACAGGcgcaggagtcagtgtcagctgtcaatcatcacgtctcagcccgttcttatatcatcaaataactgatgaaaaccaaactgatcagaaacacttgaacaaacatcagtgagataagaacgacctgaaatgacagaaacatctttacaaacatttattaaacagctactttgatttctttttagttccatgtcccatctgctaacatggagggtttgacctacactgcagctggccaccagggggcgatcagctgtcatgtccatctttacacatttatctattatctaaattcatatatttacattCAATGAACCGTAGTAAAATTCTAAATAAGGTAATAGATTGAATTCCTCATTTGTTAGCTACacagctaacatgctaatggTGAACAGAGTAGACCTCATGGCATTGtcatgtgatgatgtcagaatgTTCATGTGGTTAAACTCACAGCTTAAACAGACGGAGCCTGTCGGTCAGTAaagttcatttgtttgcttctcAAAACTCTGTTTCCCAACCTGGGCTTCACTATCGGGAGCCGACATCACGTCAAAGTGTCAGAAAACAATTCAAACGTTACTTACACTCTCAGGTCTTACGatcatttctcttcctgttcGTCTCCGCTGCAGAAACCAACCTGAAAGAATCCACTTcaacacaggaaagaaaaagcctCACAGCTCCAGACGAGTTTCAGGTCACAATTCTTCTTATTAAAAccgttttattaatttattctctattaaaataaaatcaggagaatcagaacacagcagaagaagccaaaataaacaatagatTATGGAATGTACttcagtaaagaaaataaaagctccagCTGGTCCAACATGGCGGCTTTATTTCAACCACAGTCAAATAAAGCACCGCTTTTAtatactcatatatatataaagatatttatatatatatttatatagttttcaTATACACCTTCAGGCAATGACTAGAGAGGATTCTTTACAGAATCAAGTTTCTTGTGGTTCTCTTAATTTACAGGTAAActtaatttctggataatgAAACCACAGAAAAATCAAGGCAACGTTTTCTTTTGCCTCGTTCATAAAGTACAAAACTGGCACAGAGGACGACCATTTTCATACACAgtaaaaatgcaataaaattaaattacaaacagaggagacaaaagTCCTGTAAACCTTTCCCCGTTACAGCAAACCTCaaataaaatcacttttcaaaacaaattcaaatcagtataaaacacacacacacacacacacactcaaactcacgcagacacacacacatgcacacacacacacacacacacacacacacacacacacgcacacacacactcactcacacaaacaaaaaccccaacagaacaaaaccttttttttgccCTTTGAAATCAATGTGCTATAGCTTGAAcgactttttcttctttttgtcaaaCGAGGGCTCGGCTGCGAAGTCGGACGTTAGCGGAGCGAGACGAGAAGGGGAGGAGCCACTGAAGCTGGAAAAACCCACCGACTGAACATCAGCTGAAGGCAACgaacagcagcacacaaacagcagaagaagaagaagaaaccgaaaaacaggaaaaggttGTTTCTCCCTCGGAgatgaattcagattttttttaaaagagagaaagaagaagtttTCGTTCAAGATCTCATGGCGGCTGTGAGTTAGTGATGTCATGAAGAGGGGGGGTCCTTTACGGACAGTTTGGTAACTATGGCGATAGTGGCTTCCACCGTCCTGTACAGCATGTCCAGCATGTCAGGTGGGGGGCCGGCGCTTGGAAACACCTGGGGGGTGTGGCCACTGCAGCCCTCTGACCCCTCCTCCACCAACCCAAGGGCAGATGGGAAGGTGGCGTCCTCTGAGAGGGGCGGAGccaagctgctgctggtctTGGCGgccatctctttctcctccttcacttcctctgaggaTCCAGACATCCTCGCCTCACCCCGCCCCTCCTCCCGCGGCCCCTCCCCCATCGCCACGCATCGCGGCGGCTCAGGTTCTTCTCCCTGAACAaacgcctcctgcagcagggaggaggaggaggagaatgaggaggaggattacGATGAAGAagcctccatcttctcctccttggGGGAGGAGTCCAGGTTTCCAGGGGCAGGGTCAGGGGAGGGCGGGTCCTGCTCAGTACCCGGGTCGATCAGCGAGGAGGAGTCTCGGGTCTCCGTGTCCGAGGTGCTGGTGAGGTAACAGGCTTGTTTATAGAGACTAGTTAAcctgatatttagatttttattatatttcaatatatttgtttgacagggaagctgtgcgcaaacaggaatataatattcatgtatttaaaaaagggcACTTTgtctggaggaaggaaaagggcagtggctcaagccccctttggtgtctatgtgtgcacatgccAGCCTCCATCAATTCAATCTGCCTcaattcaatcgagctgcaccagAGTTCAATCACTCATAGAAACCAGTCCTCTAAATAATCCTGACTGTTTTCATCAGTCTCACAATTATAAAGAAAGTGATGCAAACAGGCTCCTGGCTCCGCCCCTTTATCAGGATTCATGCCCAAATTCAATGAGTTAAtggaaaaatctgtttttagttttctggtgtaattctgctgaaaaacaaacaaacaaatagataaggagtgaaaacaaacgaccaaaaacctttatttaagAAAGAATCATAAAATCACGATACATAATAATTCATTATCCATGTAATAACCACATTAATATCATGTATAAGACACGAGATGAGTCACGTGGTGTTACCACAGCCTCAAAGGCTCATCACCAAGACGTCCAACATAGTTCAGAGGgtaacagcaaaaagaaaatctatttattgcagaaaagacaacaacttcaacaacaggccggcaaaatgGACAAAAGAAGGAAACCCCAACACACCAACCCACAAAGGGTCGTAGGACCTGAGAATCTTCCTTCAACCTAAACCAACATCAGAACTAAAGctcacagaaataaagctgcGGAAACTGGACGACTGGAcccatcagaaaagaaaaagaaaagaaacaacacaacaatactcTTGCTCTAAAGGTCATGctgcacaaactgctgctgctgcaaccggggatggaaagatagatacttcctgtttcctctcacatactttcatcaaccaatcacagtgcacctgaggagataagaaaacaggaaaccatgagtagaaaggaaatgtgtgggtgttttcctctttattcaaaAGCATGGTCTTTTAGTTTGAGAGCTGGACTTGCACGTTCAGATTTCGTGGTGTTTttactcaaaaccctgcgcttgcactcacacagctcctgctggtgcttagatttgctctgcttgtgctcaaactctgcgcttgcactcagatattttgttgcttggacagatttcctgtatTTATTAACTACACACTATGGTTTCTGTAAAACTCGCTTGTACGGATGTACTCTGAAGTCGTCCATCttgggttaggggttagggttgggTTGGTTGTGTTTGTCCCAGTGGCTCTGACCTGAGGCTTCACACCaggtcttcctgctcctctgtgtcttctgtctgtgctgcagcagcgacgTCGTCATACTCAGGAcagttgtgtgactgatgggggacagatgagaaaatattaaacctCACTGGACTTTATTCATGAAACCTGCATATAATCACAGTTCATTCAAAATAGTTTGAACGTAGTTGCGCCCCCTGTCCAttcgtttgtttgttcatcagcaggattacacaaaaacacccattggtttgtgagctgccattttgaagcctccatttttgacatgttgtccagcgccatcttgtgtttttgaaaccagaagtaaccatatttggaggagagggggtggagcctgactcaGGGCCCAAGGACACTGCCCGCCCACCTaaacctgcgacctgcacccagtactagctgtcaatcacacggtatccatgccccaatgcctgcggtgctttatggtctgtttgactctaagtggatcattcacttcactttctagacccagagtctacgtccattttaaTATACGGTCAATGGAAAGaaccttttacattttggggcagattcAGACAAAGTAGCTGATccaagaaatgttttatctctttctctgaCATTGTGAGATGAAAACAGGGATATGGAGTCATTCTTTTGGCCTCACTGTCTCTCACCTCTATCATCTCCACAGCTTCATTCGCTTCTGATTTCAAGCTCAGAGTTTTCTTCATCCTGGAtcgaaaacaacaacaaacacaacatttgacaaaataaacTTCATAACACTGAAACTAGTGTTtgaagacatttgaagaagacagtaaaagagcagagggtgaactgatggatttgtattgttttacctcgtccacagagtccagaccagcACTGGAACCAGCACGACCACCAGAGTCAGCCTGAGGATATTCATGATCATCACTGACTTCCCTAGACAACAGACAGGAGACATTAGCAGTGTGGTTAGACTGATGACTCAGTTTGCCAGGTGATGCTGTTGGTCAGTCAGTATTGTTCATGTGCAATATGATGGGCTTGATATGAGTATTGATGGTTTAAGGTTCTGGAGCAatgaaaaggagggggggggtggtgtaGGCTGTAAAAGTCAGAGTGCTAAAATCACCTGCTGCAACAATCAGATGTAAGGTGGCCTTACTACGTCCTCGTGTGTTCTGGACCTCACACTGATAATTTCCACCATGTTCAGCTGTGATatcagtgatggtgaagatttGTCCTGATGCTTTTGGTGAGTCCTCGTCCTCCTTGGACCAGGTGTAGttagctgctgggttagcatcactgctgcaggtcagagtcaccgagctgccctccatgatctcaccagagggactcactgacacagagggaggcttcGGAGCGTCTGGTGTAAAACATGCAAGATCATGAAATCAACTCAGAAATATTCATTAACCAAAGTGAAGAACTTTTCAATCTCTGGTTTTGATAAGTGCTTCTTAAATATAGATGATCATCATTAACCCGGGGCgccagcacagacagaagcaggtactgagggttttgttttcagcccgtgtgtgtgaatgtacaaaataactcaacacaTGAACCAAACTTACTGAATATTATAGTGAATATTAACTTTTGCAGCTGAtcggtcaaaggtcagaggtcaagatGAGCAAAGATTTGAcccaaaagacacattttccaagatatttCCACAAATAGCAGAGAGACTAAATCCTATACTGATCAGA
Protein-coding regions in this window:
- the LOC117768212 gene encoding B-cell receptor CD22-like, encoding MEGSSVTLTCSSDANPAAKYTWYKRSGDKEVPPLSEETQFVLSSIRSSDSGEYYCTAENELGRSSANIFITVTYAPKPPSVSVSPSGEIMEGSSVTLTCSSDANPAANYTWYKENRTLLQGPEGVYRLSSISSGDSGVYSCKSENQYGRINSTSLHVDVQYAPKPPSVSVSPSGEIMEGSSVTLTCSSDANPAANYTWSKEDEDSPKASGQIFTITDITAEHGGNYQCEVQNTRGRSKATLHLIVAAGKSVMIMNILRLTLVVVLVPVLVWTLWTRMKKTLSLKSEANEAVEMIESHNCPEYDDVAAAAQTEDTEEQEDLVTSDTETRDSSSLIDPGTEQDPPSPDPAPGNLDSSPKEEKMEASSS